Below is a genomic region from Eremothecium sinecaudum strain ATCC 58844 chromosome V, complete sequence.
agaaataaaaatagAAGAAGATCGAGTGGTCAATCTAGTATGGACTCTTTACTGTCTGCAGCAGAATTACTGGAGCTGGAGGCGACTTCTAAACGTAGTAAAAGGACTCCTCGAGGACAAAACCATTCTTCATCTCGATCACTGGCAGCTTCATCAGCATCAACTGCTCTTTCCGCTGAAGGTCGGAAATTCTCTGATAAATCGGGAGAATCTGAATTCTCGGTTAATGGTATGTCTAAATACGACTCCGATTTATCGAAGAAGAAAGCTTGTGCAGGTACTAGGTCAAGAACTGGTTGTTGGATTTGCCGACTACGTAAGAAAAAGTGTTCTGAAGAGAGGCCGAACTGTAATAACTGTCTGCGATTGAATTTGGAATGCGTTTACGACATCATAAAGCCTGACTTTATTTCTGACCCTGATAAAAAGAACGAAAAACTAGAGGAAATTAAAAGACGAACTAAAGAAGCCAAAAGAATGGCTATGAAGAAAAAGGAATGGTAAGCTTAACTTACTCTAGTTATAGAAGCATATGGACGACAAGACACAACGGACTTTGCCATTAAGGCTTTtaaaaaacaaaaaaaaaaaatacCTTCTCCATTTCTATTCTGATTTGGAGAGAATCCTCATTAATCACAGCTGGACTAAATTTACCGAATATCAATTCTCGTAAATACTGCCTTAAATGATGATAAAAAGGCATCCTGGCCCCAGATTTTCTGGTGCTTGGAATTTATTTAGGTGATCTTTACAACCATGTTTCATTGGTAAAGCTAGTCCTGTTCAAGAGAACGTTACTGAATCTTTGTTATAATAATACATATCAACCTGTAAATGTATAAAACCGTGTAATCTTAAAACATCTTGTACAATTGAATCAGTACATATGTATGTTATTTCGTTATTGGGCAAATGCCGGACAGAAATTACGAGGCTGTAACCAATTTACATAAAATACTATTAAACCAGCTATTGTGGTGGTGACTGCTGTTGAAAACTAGGAGCAGGGAATTGCCCATTGTTTAACATCACCATACCCGGTCTGTGTGGTGGAAAATATACCATGTAAGGTGCAGCGACAAACGGAACTGACATATTTTGGTATTGTGGAGCTTGGGTTGTCATGAGATAAGGTTGCTGGGGAATCGAAGGGTAAGACGGGTAAATATACTGCATAGCTTCACCATTAGAATTTGTTTGCAAAGGGAATGGTTGTAATGAATTCAGCATGGGAGGATATTTTTGCTCCTGGTGAGAAGCTGGCTCCTGTAAACCCTGACTAGAGGACGCATGAGATTGATTAACCGGTAATAAACCGGGGGGTGGTCCACACGAAAGGCCCTGCTTCACTGAAGGATGTGGACTTTCCGATGCTTCACTTCCAGTGTTTGATTGGTTAACTGATGACGTACGACCATCACTTGAGTTGGTAGGAGAATTGTTTTCACGGTAGAGATGACATGAAGGAGTTACATTAAATGTGGCAGGTGCTGCTGGAACAGTTGAACCACTGTAACTCCACGTCTCGAACCCATCTTTTTTAGACGTGCCTCTAATCTCAGCCAATTTAGCTTCCAATTCAGGCAAAGAAACCACCCGTTTCGCAATAGAGCGAGGCTTATTTTTTTTCCGGTTCGACTCCATTGGCTTCGTCAAGCTTACATACTCCTTGAATGTTCCATCAGCAGCTTTGTTTATCTTTTTGAATTCAAAGCCATCGTCAGATTCAACCATCGTAATACCAACAAGGTTTTTTACCAAGAATTTCTTACAAGAAATGAAAAATGCACGAAGCTTTAATAAATGCTCTTCTTCTGGCGTAGATTTATTATCATATAGACCAGCCAATCTGTCTGCTAAATTGTCTACCTTAAAAAGAGCGACATCGTTAAAGTCAGACAACGTATTGCCGATGGAAGAAAAGTCTTTTACCATTATATCCTCATCAAAAAAATAATCCCTAGTTGGTCTATGATCACCCATGACCTTCCCCTCATAACTAACATGCGATAAGATCTCATTTGCAAAGCGAGCCATAGCTGTGCAAAATTGTGTATGCCTATGAGCGAAGTGCAACGCTATTGGATTTGTTTTTAACCAAACCCCAATTATACGAGCAATGCCTAGATATTCCCAATGTTCGGTATTTTGCCATTCTTTTACAATAACTCTTTCAATAAGATGAGAAAAGAATTTGAAGACAGCTTCTAGGTACCTTACGCAAGGCTTCGGCAAGTTGCCCGCTTTTCCAACAGAAGATATGTTTAGATTTTTCACAATCAGATCAAAACCGCCAATAAGTAAGAGGGTTTCCTGGACTATCATTAAGCGATTTTTTGAGTAACGTGAGCTAACTTTATCGAATAACTGCTTGCGAAAGTGGGCAACTTGCGACTGTTTGTCTTTCCAACATTCTGGCGCATAAATAGAACTAAACCAAGCAAGGAAGTAAAATTCTAGGATTTCCTTGTCAATGTAGTTCTCTCCTCCCATATCTTTCAACTTTAAAGCCTTCAACTTATCATCTAGCTTTAGAAATAACCCACTTGTTGGGTTAGCAACTACGCTATTAAAGTTGGGAAAACCTGCATCAGTAGGTAGCCTCGCCAGAGACCCACGCATAAATTCATAAGTTGCACTTCCATAGTTGCCCGTTTGAATATATACAAGCCCTTTCTGCAAATAAGTCTCACCCACGGAAGGAACAATACTTGTTGCAATTCTAAAATATCGGTTGGTCTTTTCAAAGTCTGTTATCCTAAAGCTCTTGGAGACCCTCCCACTCATAACCTTATAACGATGGCAGCACCCAAGGTACAATAAACAACGCTGCAAAGACATTACGCAGAATATCGTAAAATTAGAACTGTCATCCAAAACACTTTTCTTAGAAACACTCTCATTGATATTCAACTCACTCATTATATTGTGAGGAAGAACAAGCTTAAAGTCAAAATTCTCAAAGAATTTCTCCATAATGTCGTAATAAAACCGGTGAATAAGCTTAAACACTTTGTTAAGTTTGGAATTCATACTCCTAAACTCAATGTATTTCCGatcattattattaacCTCCAATTCCTTAACAATGTAACAGCGCCATTGCTGGAACCATTTAAAAATAGGATAATGTATTTCCCTCCAAACAGTATCCAGCAAGTTCGGAGATGCCATATCTTGCTTCTCAGCTTCCAAGTATGTCACCCACCATTTTAGAATCTTAGAATGAATAAGTTGTAAGAAGCCCTGTAACAACGTAATATCATCTGTTGCACTTCTAGAATGAAGCAGCTCTATCAACTTCTTTTTAAATTCATTAAAGTTTGGTATGTTACCAATATTTAAGGATTCTTTCATGTAAAAGGGAATAATTAATGAAGTAAACTCTAATCCTGAGGTAAAGAACAATATTATTCTAAAATCCGATAAAAATTTGTAAAACCCCTCAGTAATACCCTAATTATACGCATAAAGGCTAAGTATTAGAGATGTCAATGTCCCATCGCTGCATAGATACGCAGTAAATAGTAATAGCGATGCCTTCTAAAAACGGTTAATAAAATTTTCAAGAGATCACGTGTGTGAAAAATTTCCTCTCGCCACGTgattgatttttttttcacTTTAGCGCCTAGTTTAATGGCTTCACGCGTTAACCATACAATGGAAGGGCCCAAACAAAGGTCGTTCGTGAAAGCTACCCGCCTAAAAGTTGCTAGTTTAATGTATGGGATGAAGGTACTATGTGTTGCTGAAAAAAATTCCATTGCAAAGGCTGTAGCGGGTATATTAGGAGGTGGGCGTTCACGGATGCGTCCATCAAGCTCTAAATACATTAAAAACTATGATTTTGAGTATAGCTTCCCCTGGTTACCTGGTAATGGCTCAAGGTGTGATGTTACTATGACAGCAGTTGCTGGTCACTTGATGGAACAGGATTTTGGACCGAACTACGGATGGAATAAATGCGATCCGAAAGATTTGTTTCACGCAGAGATCATTGACAAGCCAAATAAAGAGATCGCAGCTAACATAGCTAAGGAATGTCGCAATGCGAACTATCTAATGATCTGGACCGATTACGATAGGGAAGGGGAAGCAATTGGGTGGGAAGTTGCGAAGGTTGCGATGCAGGCGAATCCATATCTTAATGAAGAGAAGATTTACCGTGCAGTGTTTTCGCACTTGGGACGTGAGCATATTATAAATGCAGCTCGTAATCCCTCAAGGATTGATATGAATGCAGTTCATGCTGTGAATGCTAGATCTGAGATAGATCTTCGTGCTGGGTATGCTTTTACTCGGTTACTTACCGGGACGCTTCAATCCAAAGTAGAGATGGAAATGTCTACCGaaaagaacaaaaaaaGAGCAATTATATCCTATGGTACATGCCAGTTTCCTACTTTAGGCTTTGTTGTTGATAGATATGAACGTGTCAAGAATTTTGTACCAGAAGAGTTTTGGTATATCCAACTAATTATCGACGATGTTGAACAGGATAGGAAGGTAACCTTCCAGTGGGATAGAGGTCATCTATTTGATAGATTATCTGTGATGACTATCTATGAGATGTGCATAGAGGAGGTGGGATGTCGTGCAAAGGTGTGCAGTGTTACAGCTAAAGAAACAACTAAATATAGACCACTTCCGCTAACAACGGTGGAACTGCAGAAAAACTGCTCCAAGTACCTGAGGATGTCTGCGAAGCAGTCTCTTGATGCAGCAGAGAAACTCTACCAGAAGGGTTTCATTTCCTATCCAAGAACGGAGACGGATTCCTTTTCAAAGCAAATGGACCTACAAACACTCGTTCAACAGCAGAAAGAACATCAACAGTGGGGATCTTACGCAGCCGATTTGCTAGATGAAGCTGGCCATCATTCAAGCAATAAATTTCAATGGCCGCGTTCAGGAACACATGACGATCAAGCACATCCTCCAATTCATCCAGTTTTATGTGTGCAGCCAAATAGTGATATGTCGCTTGATGAAAAGCGTGTTTATGAGTATGTTGTTAGGCATTTCTTAGCCTGCTGTTCTGCTGATGCCAAAGGAAGGACATCTAAAGTACAGCTAAAGTGGCACACAGAAACATTCACCGCTACTGGACTGCAAGTTCTGGAAGAGAACTTTCTAAAGGTTTATACATACCAGAAATGGACTTCTAGTGTTCAGCTACctattctagagctaaATTCAGAACTAGAAATAGCGAAAGGCGAAATGAAATCCGGTAAGACAACTCCACCAAAGTATATTACTGAGAGTGAGTTGATTATGTTAATGGATGCAAATGGAATTGGAACCGATGCTACCATTGCCGAACATATTGAGAAGATACAGGAGAGAAAATATATCAAAGCCGAAGGCTCAGCTAAAAACAAGGTATTTAAACCAACAATTTTGGGACGCTCTTTAGTGCATGGGTTTGAAGATATCGGACTCGAAGAATCATTTGCAAAGCCATTCTTAAGGCGTGATATGGAGGTGGATCTCAAATCCATTTGTCAAGGCACTAAAAATAAACATGATGTTCTGAAGAACATAATTGGAATGTATATGGACTATTACGACCAAACAAATTCCCAACGGTCGAAGTTGATAAATTCATATGATCGTATGCGACGTGAAACGTAGATCGTTAGCATGAACAGACAGAGTTTTCATAATATCCAACTGAAACCAAAGTCTAATCGCATATTAATTAATTTTATTTGCAGTAAGTAATTTCAAATTATAAAACACCTTATAAAGTAAAGTGGCTACTAAAAGTTTAATGCGCTGCGGCTTGATGCTGAAATGACGTTGCACGGCACCAACATTTAGATTCATTAGGTTCAACCTGAATCCATGCCGTTATACCCAAATTATCAAATATCTTTTCCACGCGTTTCTTGATAATTGTTGAGTTTTCACCATCGGTATGTTGAATATGGATATACCCAATCAACTTCCTGGCTGCCGATGTCTTGGAAGATGAAACGGTACCTTTTTCGGTGCATGAGTGAGAATTGTTATGATTGTGGCTGTGTTCAAGCTCATGATCAAGTTCGTGTTCGTGTTTATGTTCGTTTTCGTCTGCGTGTGTGTGCTCATGTCCATGGTCAAGCATATTTGTGTTTACATGCGAATGCGAATGACAGCCTCCAGAACTCGCTGTAGCTGGCCAAAACCTGGGTGTTGAATAACCAGCAATACCAGGAGTAGAGGCTATCTGCGTTAATGCTTCCTTGACTAGTGCATGATTTTTATCATTCATTTTTAACAATATCCCATTTGTAGTTGATTTGAGTAACGGTATTGAACTTAAGAGGATCATTAATGCTATGAAGATCGAGGCTAGCGGATCAAATACCTGCGACCCAAACATTTTCGTTAGTAAAGTTGATACTATAACACCAACAGATCCTAGGGTGTCAGCCAGAATATGAAGAAATATGCCCTTTAAGTTTTCGTTGTCGTGATCGTGTCCTGTATGATCACAGGCAAAAAGACCAACTATGTTAACCAACAGACCCATTACTGATACTACAATCAATTCATTGGTACCATGAAGGGTTATTGGATGAACTATTCTTCCTACTGCTTCAACAAGGATGCCCGAAACAATACCAAGAAGCAACACCCCGTTAGTAAAACCGGCAAGGGTTTCTAAGTAAGTCAATGCGAAAGGAAATTTGTCTGTGGAAGGATTCTTCGATAATACACTCGCCAGGAGTCCTAAAAGCAACGATGTACAATCCAATGCCATATGCAAAGAATCAGAAAGTAACCCAAGTGACTTTGAGCGGAAAGAGTACAGTAATTGCACCAACATAAACGCAAAGTTAAGTAGTAAGAAGGAAAATATCGCCCGGTTTTCTTTACTAACAGCCAGCTTCCTAAGAATAGATGCTGTACTGTTAGCGCCATCATCATTTTTGCCATTAACGTGTGAATGAGAATGCGAATGTGAATGATGGCTGACATCATCGCAATGCCTATCAACGTTTTCGTAGCCTACAACCGTATGTGGAGCACCTTGATCAACGATGCTTGGCAATATTCCACTCATAGAAATGAACAAAATGAGCGTTAAAGCCCCCTTGTAACTTGATGATAATACATTTGATGACAAAAATCGCAACATTACTGACATAGTTCCAATTATTGAAGGTGTATACGGTAGCTTCCATACTTCATGCGCAATTGTAGCCTTCTTGTTTATAGCAAGAATGTCCTGTGTGATATCTTCAAAACTAAACAATGTAACAATGCTACAACCAATAAAGACCAGAACCATAGAGTAATTTATCTTAACAGTAGGAACAAAGCTTACAAGTGCACCTATACCAAAAAGCAACGTAATAGTTAAAACTGAGAAGAAGTACTTTTGCACTTTTACCTCATTCAAATAGGAAGTGATCTTCATTCCAACCTTCTTTTGCCAAAGTAAAAGTACAATAAGTACCGCATATGATATAACTGTGGGAATATATGAAGTGCTTTCAAAGTAGTTCAACGATAGACTCAATGCTGGAAGAGGAATGTAGTACTGAAACTTAACCGATGACGCAGAAAATAACTGTAAGAAAGTGAcagataatacagaagctTGAACTGGTCCCATAAATTCAGTAAGTAATGCATTTGTGAGAGATATTAGGAATATGACAGCACTATATTTTGTGAAAGACTTCATCACTTGCTGGGTAATCAATACAACAATGGCTGATGCAGCAAGTGGTATCAACAGAACTCTCAGGGCCAAATGTAGACAATTATCATTATCTGATGCATCTGTATATGTAGAAATTAGACTGGCTGATAATAGAATTGCTGGGTATGACAGCAGTAAAGGAATTCGCGTTAACACTTGATTCAGCGACATGTTAAAACACTTTATCAAAAGATGCAAAACTCAATTTGATAAACCTATCTGCTCAATAGTACTCTAGCAATTTCATGCGTCACTAAATGAGGTAGTTTAAGATATATTTGGGCTTAATATTGATAACTTTGCTTTGTACTATGTCAAATCATTACATACGATGTAATATGTAAAGATGAACTAAAGGATGTTCTTCAGACATAGCTCATCGTTTCGTTGCTAAAATGTACTGTAGCCTGGCTATATCCCTGGAGCAATCTTAACATGCTTTCCTTCTTTGTTGCTTATTGTATTTTTCTTTACGGTTTTGTTGTTTATGCACATCACCATTGAACACTCTGCGAATCGCCATTGTAAACGGCAATCGCTTGATCGGCGAAAAAGTTCAATTGCTATTCATTATATTGCATATCTATTGGATTAATACTTTTCGTACTTGTTTTTAAAATGCCTTTTTCTATCGGCAATTTCCTTTCTTATCGCACGTAAGTCAGGTGGTGGTGCAATACCTAGTTCTTTTCTAAGCTCACCTACATCACTATCGAGGTGCTCCTCCCAGTACACATTTATTAGCGGTTTAGCTTTTAGTCCCGTTTCAATTGCCCATGGTATGTAAATGTCATATAGTCGTTTCTTCTGTTCGGGTTTTAGCCTTAATGGTGCCAATAAAGAACCAATTACAGCCATTGGAACACCAATATTAGCGGCCTCAAGAGCCTTCACAGCAATTTCACCTTCAATGATAATCGGAAGGTTGCTGATGGCATGGTAGAAGTCGTGGCACTGCCTGTAACGGAGGAAGATATACGCATGGACGGGATCGTCAATATACGTAACGGGAGCTCTTGTGTCTGGAGTTACACCCTCCGCTCTCAGCCACTTGTAAAATGTGTAGCCCAGAGAATTCTTGGGGTACAAAGCAAGCTTATCCATTTTTAAGTCAGCTTCGCTAATTGTCGGCCGCTCCTTCAATATACGCCTTCCGGTCTTATCCATGAGCATAGTTGTCTTTAAACGTTCCAAAAAGGACTTGAATGCCAAGCTCTCTCCAAGTTGGACAATATTGGTTCCATCTTCAGGGTGGTAGTAGGATTTAATTCCAGAAGCAGCAAATAGAAGCATTTTCTCGTGCATCCAAAGCGGGACGTGTCCCGGATACTGCGGTTCCATAGGCCTTGTGTCTTTCAAACTCTTGATACGCCTTTCAACTTCCTCCTGCTTCTTCATTGCATAACTGGGGTCCCTGTTGTGCAATTCACCTCTTCCCATAGCATCAGCTAATCTACTCTCACGACCAAAAACCATGCTACCAACGCCTAAAGCAGCAGCTAAAAGGAAACTACGACGTTGGCTATATAAAACTACACCATTAGATCTAGCAACTTGAAGCATATCGTTCTTAATGCCAACCTTAATGTGTTGAACGTGGTATGAGGTGTACTAGTAACAAGCGCTCAGCTGAAAAATATCAAGTCCTTTATTCTCTCATACATACAACCGAAGGAAAATTAAATGGAGTCTTATAACATATACATAAAGGGTCTGCCGGTCTCGAACAGTTTCTAATCATATCATGACAGCAGAACTATATCCAGATGACCATCTGGGTTCATTAGCTGATAAATTAAGTGATCCTAGCAACGAGAAGAAATGGTTAATTAACGAAATCGTGAAACCTCAACTTCCAACTATCATTGATAATATAGAGAAATGTCACGAACTGCTGCTTAGTGATGTGGTTTTTAAAATGCCAATGAGTAATGGTGTGAGTAAAAACCAAACCGCTATCTTAAGAGGTATTTTGTGTAGACAGAGAGGAAATATAGTGGATTTCCAAGCGTTTGTGAAGTTCCGTCAATTCCATAAGGGAAAGGCTATAGagttgaagatgaaaacTGACGCTGGAAAATTTAAACTATTACAAATAGAAACTATATGTGACTGTTTAACTGAAATGACAGACCTTCTAAACGAGTTACAGGGCCTGGACGATGCAGAAGCGTTTACAGATATGTTTGGGATTTTGCTTTCAAAGCTTTCGAAAGCCATCAGCTCACTTGAAAACCCTCCAAGACGATTACTTTTCCCTGAGGATGATAACGAAGCAATGAAAACCATGATTGAGAACTACAAGACTATCTGTGAGACTACACACCATATTCTTAGCATTGAACTGGTGCTAATCCGGAACGAAATTATGATTGAGTTTCGAAACCTAGAAAAGGTCACAAAGAAGCCCTGGAGCAAGATAGACAAAGCAACCGGCCAATCTTTTGTGGACCAAATACGACACCAGCTCAAGAGCCAGCGGACGGTGCCCATAAAATCTGTCATGGAGCGCGCAGGCGTGCAGATAGAGGAGCAGTCGCTGCTCAACAGTCTCATATCCAAGCTTAATACCAACGATGAACGTGTCACCATCAAGGAAGCCCAGGAATTCCTCAATCGTTGTATAACCTTTGATGGCCAAGTTGTCATGGAGTGCGAACGAGTCTCTATTAGAACAAGTGACCCGAGTCTGATAAGCGTCAGCTCAAAGCTAAACAGCCTTGCAAACCGCTTGAGCACCTACTATACCAACCTAAAAATCGTGTAAATCACCCGCATGTATATCGAAATACCACATAGCTTCTAGCTATCTTCTTGCGCCTGCAGTTCTTCCAGTTCACGAGCAAGTGCTTGTTTTCTGCTCTTCAATTGTCGCAGACGGTCAAGTTCCTCCTTAGTTGTAGTCCCCATAACAACTGGAAACCTCTTTGATCCACCGAAACGCCTACTTGCAGTGCTAAACTTATTATTTAACCGCAGCTGGTTCAATTCATAAGTCTGCTGCAGTGTAGATCTTTCTCTTTCGAGCTTGTTAAGAGACTTTTCAAGCTTGCTGCATAACTTATCCACTACAGGCTCAACGTCTTCAATTAAGTCCAATCTCGCACGTTGCAAATCATATTCTGAAACCAACTCAAATACTCTTTTAGGCTCTAGAAGCGTGTTTCTTAGTCTTGTACTGTGCGTACCTTGTTGTTTTAGACGATCTAAAGTCCCCTGAAGAATGCCAACGCTATTTTCCAGCGCCAAGCAACTTAACTGCAACGAATCACCCATCGAAACCCGTCTAGTGAAACTAAAAAGCTTTAAAGATCCTCTTTTATAGCACTAGTTGCGCTCTTCTTATAGCATTAATTGGCAAGGGTAACTTGGTTTAGAAGTTTCAGCTTTTTAAAAATAACTGCAGTCGCAAAACCGATTAAACCGTAAGAGAATTAATAGTTATATACTTTGAGGAGGTGTAAATTTATCAATATGGTAGGCGATGATGCGAGTAGCAGGTCTCGAATGGCTAGGATGAGATCGAACTCCAAAAGTAACGGTTCATCAGCACCACCATCGCCTCCACAGGCAGCTGCTGATATTCCCACAAGTTCAAGTGGAATTCCTATAGTTAAAGCAAATGCTGGGAGTTGCTCAATAACAGGACCACCAATGCGTAATAAGTATACGCATAT
It encodes:
- the SPC19 gene encoding Spc19p (Syntenic homolog of Ashbya gossypii AGL105W; Syntenic homolog of Saccharomyces cerevisiae YDR201W (SPC19)), encoding MGDSLQLSCLALENSVGILQGTLDRLKQQGTHSTRLRNTLLEPKRVFELVSEYDLQRARLDLIEDVEPVVDKLCSKLEKSLNKLERERSTLQQTYELNQLRLNNKFSTASRRFGGSKRFPVVMGTTTKEELDRLRQLKSRKQALARELEELQAQEDS
- a CDS encoding HEL178Cp (Syntenic homolog of Ashbya gossypii AGL100W; Syntenic homolog of Saccharomyces cerevisiae YLR233C (EST1) and YDR206W (EBS1)), with protein sequence MKESLNIGNIPNFNEFKKKLIELLHSRSATDDITLLQGFLQLIHSKILKWWVTYLEAEKQDMASPNLLDTVWREIHYPIFKWFQQWRCYIVKELEVNNNDRKYIEFRSMNSKLNKVFKLIHRFYYDIMEKFFENFDFKLVLPHNIMSELNINESVSKKSVLDDSSNFTIFCVMSLQRCLLYLGCCHRYKVMSGRVSKSFRITDFEKTNRYFRIATSIVPSVGETYLQKGLVYIQTGNYGSATYEFMRGSLARLPTDAGFPNFNSVVANPTSGLFLKLDDKLKALKLKDMGGENYIDKEILEFYFLAWFSSIYAPECWKDKQSQVAHFRKQLFDKVSSRYSKNRLMIVQETLLLIGGFDLIVKNLNISSVGKAGNLPKPCVRYLEAVFKFFSHLIERVIVKEWQNTEHWEYLGIARIIGVWLKTNPIALHFAHRHTQFCTAMARFANEILSHVSYEGKVMGDHRPTRDYFFDEDIMVKDFSSIGNTLSDFNDVALFKVDNLADRLAGLYDNKSTPEEEHLLKLRAFFISCKKFLVKNLVGITMVESDDGFEFKKINKAADGTFKEYVSLTKPMESNRKKNKPRSIAKRVVSLPELEAKLAEIRGTSKKDGFETWSYSGSTVPAAPATFNVTPSCHLYRENNSPTNSSDGRTSSVNQSNTGSEASESPHPSVKQGLSCGPPPGLLPVNQSHASSSQGLQEPASHQEQKYPPMLNSLQPFPLQTNSNGEAMQYIYPSYPSIPQQPYLMTTQAPQYQNMSVPFVAAPYMVYFPPHRPGMVMLNNGQFPAPSFQQQSPPQ
- the COQ4 gene encoding ubiquinone biosynthesis protein COQ4 (Syntenic homolog of Ashbya gossypii AGL103W; Syntenic homolog of Saccharomyces cerevisiae YDR204W (COQ4)), with translation MLQVARSNGVVLYSQRRSFLLAAALGVGSMVFGRESRLADAMGRGELHNRDPSYAMKKQEEVERRIKSLKDTRPMEPQYPGHVPLWMHEKMLLFAASGIKSYYHPEDGTNIVQLGESLAFKSFLERLKTTMLMDKTGRRILKERPTISEADLKMDKLALYPKNSLGYTFYKWLRAEGVTPDTRAPVTYIDDPVHAYIFLRYRQCHDFYHAISNLPIIIEGEIAVKALEAANIGVPMAVIGSLLAPLRLKPEQKKRLYDIYIPWAIETGLKAKPLINVYWEEHLDSDVGELRKELGIAPPPDLRAIRKEIADRKRHFKNKYEKY
- the TOP3 gene encoding DNA topoisomerase 3 (Syntenic homolog of Ashbya gossypii AGL101C; Syntenic homolog of Saccharomyces cerevisiae YLR234W (TOP3)), with the protein product MKVLCVAEKNSIAKAVAGILGGGRSRMRPSSSKYIKNYDFEYSFPWLPGNGSRCDVTMTAVAGHLMEQDFGPNYGWNKCDPKDLFHAEIIDKPNKEIAANIAKECRNANYLMIWTDYDREGEAIGWEVAKVAMQANPYLNEEKIYRAVFSHLGREHIINAARNPSRIDMNAVHAVNARSEIDLRAGYAFTRLLTGTLQSKVEMEMSTEKNKKRAIISYGTCQFPTLGFVVDRYERVKNFVPEEFWYIQLIIDDVEQDRKVTFQWDRGHLFDRLSVMTIYEMCIEEVGCRAKVCSVTAKETTKYRPLPLTTVELQKNCSKYLRMSAKQSLDAAEKLYQKGFISYPRTETDSFSKQMDLQTLVQQQKEHQQWGSYAADLLDEAGHHSSNKFQWPRSGTHDDQAHPPIHPVLCVQPNSDMSLDEKRVYEYVVRHFLACCSADAKGRTSKVQLKWHTETFTATGLQVLEENFLKVYTYQKWTSSVQLPILELNSELEIAKGEMKSGKTTPPKYITESELIMLMDANGIGTDATIAEHIEKIQERKYIKAEGSAKNKVFKPTILGRSLVHGFEDIGLEESFAKPFLRRDMEVDLKSICQGTKNKHDVLKNIIGMYMDYYDQTNSQRSKLINSYDRMRRET
- the RAV2 gene encoding Rav2p (Syntenic homolog of Ashbya gossypii AGL104C; Syntenic homolog of Saccharomyces cerevisiae YDR202C (RAV2)) is translated as MTAELYPDDHLGSLADKLSDPSNEKKWLINEIVKPQLPTIIDNIEKCHELLLSDVVFKMPMSNGVSKNQTAILRGILCRQRGNIVDFQAFVKFRQFHKGKAIELKMKTDAGKFKLLQIETICDCLTEMTDLLNELQGLDDAEAFTDMFGILLSKLSKAISSLENPPRRLLFPEDDNEAMKTMIENYKTICETTHHILSIELVLIRNEIMIEFRNLEKVTKKPWSKIDKATGQSFVDQIRHQLKSQRTVPIKSVMERAGVQIEEQSLLNSLISKLNTNDERVTIKEAQEFLNRCITFDGQVVMECERVSIRTSDPSLISVSSKLNSLANRLSTYYTNLKIV
- the MSC2 gene encoding metal cation transporter MSC2 (Syntenic homolog of Ashbya gossypii AGL102W; Syntenic homolog of Saccharomyces cerevisiae YDR205W (MSC2)); protein product: MSLNQVLTRIPLLLSYPAILLSASLISTYTDASDNDNCLHLALRVLLIPLAASAIVVLITQQVMKSFTKYSAVIFLISLTNALLTEFMGPVQASVLSVTFLQLFSASSVKFQYYIPLPALSLSLNYFESTSYIPTVISYAVLIVLLLWQKKVGMKITSYLNEVKVQKYFFSVLTITLLFGIGALVSFVPTVKINYSMVLVFIGCSIVTLFSFEDITQDILAINKKATIAHEVWKLPYTPSIIGTMSVMLRFLSSNVLSSSYKGALTLILFISMSGILPSIVDQGAPHTVVGYENVDRHCDDVSHHSHSHSHSHVNGKNDDGANSTASILRKLAVSKENRAIFSFLLLNFAFMLVQLLYSFRSKSLGLLSDSLHMALDCTSLLLGLLASVLSKNPSTDKFPFALTYLETLAGFTNGVLLLGIVSGILVEAVGRIVHPITLHGTNELIVVSVMGLLVNIVGLFACDHTGHDHDNENLKGIFLHILADTLGSVGVIVSTLLTKMFGSQVFDPLASIFIALMILLSSIPLLKSTTNGILLKMNDKNHALVKEALTQIASTPGIAGYSTPRFWPATASSGGCHSHSHVNTNMLDHGHEHTHADENEHKHEHELDHELEHSHNHNNSHSCTEKGTVSSSKTSAARKLIGYIHIQHTDGENSTIIKKRVEKIFDNLGITAWIQVEPNESKCWCRATSFQHQAAAH